Proteins found in one Methylobacterium sp. CB376 genomic segment:
- a CDS encoding patatin-like phospholipase family protein, whose product MDIVADVRPPEIPFLGPLDPVTAAAVRARLEPIAVPGGAVLFEQDAPADALYALVSGAIGISARDPLTGEARPVARVRPPETVGEMALLSGEPRSATATVLRDSALLRLSKRAFDDLVARHPATMLYFARLLASRLRSASACTPVATTPMTFAVIGVTEGVDVPAFARGFAAALPGRSALLTAWPDDADETWFHALETAQDQVVYAAEAPGSGWANLCLRRADHVLLLAAPGRRPGAAFSGRITMPMQGWTHQDLVVLNPADAQRPGPLDPALAALPVELRLQARAGNAADLARVARLAGGRARGLVLGGGGARGFAHLGVIRALTEAGHAVDLVAGTSMGAVVAASLAMGWDLEEIGAHTVAAFVASSPLNDYTLPITALTRGAKVDRRLAQHFGEARIEDLWLPYFCVSSNLTTGAAMIHRAGPLVTALRASIAVPGLLPPVLHPEGVLVDGGVMNNLPADLMAGLRRGTVLAVDVASDLALATMPERPFRSRLVRRALGVPFAMPGIAQILLRAATVSSDASAAMARGRATAFLQPPLAGIDLRAWRSYAAVAEIGYRHARAKLEEGALEGWAAGRAG is encoded by the coding sequence ATGGACATCGTGGCCGACGTGCGCCCGCCGGAGATCCCGTTCCTCGGCCCCCTCGACCCCGTCACCGCCGCCGCCGTGCGCGCGCGCCTGGAGCCGATCGCGGTGCCGGGCGGCGCGGTGCTGTTCGAGCAGGACGCGCCCGCCGACGCGCTCTACGCCCTCGTCTCGGGGGCGATCGGGATCTCGGCGCGCGACCCCCTCACGGGGGAGGCGCGGCCCGTCGCCCGCGTGCGCCCGCCCGAGACCGTGGGCGAGATGGCCCTCCTCTCCGGCGAGCCGCGCTCGGCCACCGCGACGGTGCTGCGCGATTCCGCCCTGCTGCGATTGTCGAAGCGCGCCTTCGACGACCTCGTCGCCCGCCACCCGGCGACGATGCTCTACTTCGCCCGGCTCCTGGCCTCGCGGCTGCGCAGCGCCTCGGCCTGCACGCCGGTGGCGACGACGCCGATGACCTTCGCGGTGATCGGCGTGACCGAGGGCGTCGACGTGCCGGCCTTCGCGCGGGGCTTCGCGGCGGCCCTGCCCGGGCGCTCGGCCCTGCTCACCGCCTGGCCCGACGACGCGGACGAGACCTGGTTCCACGCCCTGGAGACCGCGCAGGACCAGGTCGTCTACGCGGCCGAGGCGCCGGGCTCGGGCTGGGCCAATCTCTGCCTGCGGCGGGCCGACCACGTCCTGCTGCTGGCCGCGCCCGGGCGCCGGCCCGGCGCGGCCTTCTCGGGTCGGATCACCATGCCGATGCAGGGCTGGACCCACCAGGACCTCGTCGTCCTCAACCCCGCCGACGCGCAGCGGCCCGGCCCGCTCGACCCGGCGCTGGCGGCGCTGCCGGTGGAGCTCCGCCTCCAGGCCCGGGCCGGGAACGCCGCCGACCTCGCCCGGGTCGCCCGGCTCGCCGGAGGGCGCGCCCGGGGGCTCGTGCTCGGCGGGGGCGGGGCGCGCGGCTTCGCGCATCTCGGCGTGATCCGGGCGCTCACCGAGGCCGGCCACGCGGTCGACCTCGTGGCCGGGACCAGCATGGGCGCGGTGGTGGCCGCCAGCCTCGCCATGGGCTGGGACCTGGAGGAGATCGGCGCCCACACGGTGGCGGCCTTCGTGGCGAGCTCGCCCCTCAACGACTACACGCTGCCGATCACCGCCCTCACCCGCGGCGCGAAGGTGGACCGCCGCCTCGCCCAGCATTTCGGCGAGGCGCGGATCGAGGATCTCTGGCTGCCCTACTTCTGCGTCTCCTCGAACCTGACCACCGGCGCGGCGATGATCCACCGGGCGGGGCCGCTCGTGACGGCCCTGCGCGCCAGCATCGCGGTCCCGGGCCTGCTGCCGCCGGTCCTCCACCCGGAGGGCGTGCTGGTGGACGGGGGCGTGATGAACAACCTGCCGGCCGATCTGATGGCGGGCCTGCGCCGCGGCACCGTGCTGGCGGTCGACGTGGCGAGCGACCTCGCCCTCGCCACCATGCCCGAGCGCCCGTTCCGCTCCCGGCTGGTGCGCCGCGCCCTCGGGGTGCCCTTCGCGATGCCGGGCATCGCCCAGATCCTGCTGCGGGCCGCCACCGTGTCGAGCGACGCCTCGGCGGCGATGGCGCGGGGCCGGGCGACGGCCTTCCTGCAGCCGCCCCTCGCCGGCATCGACCTGCGCGCGTGGCGCAGCTACGCGGCCGTGGCCGAGATCGGCTACCGGCACGCCCGCGCCAAGCTGGAGGAGGGCGCCCTGGAGGGCTGGGCGGCGGGGCGCGCCGGGTGA
- a CDS encoding cytochrome P450, protein MPDPTLFAAVKDPANRPNPYPLYARLREAPVALQDDGTYVVTTHAALRALLFDPRISSEDLPSTSHPRTGNPFKDWIINPFKDHVRTKHRPFIFRDPPDHDVLRRHVMREFTPERIRAMHGRVDGLVADLLDRRRDARAIDLVDDFSYPLPVTVICELLGVPPEDEGRFHGWATQLATALEPDARQDEAALGRNIETFDAIAAYMQDLIKDKRRHPKDDLLTGLATREDPQAGRMGDYDLIATSILLLIAGHETTVNLITNGMLTLLRFPAQLERLRAEPEIAPRLIEELLRYEPPVHFRTRKALAEIELAGTTIPAGAPVVLLFASGSRDPARFADPDRFDPDREDNQHFGFGGSLHFCVGAPLARLEAEAALVALARRLRNPRLLDDPPPYRPGASLRGPEHLRLAIDGVSPPDA, encoded by the coding sequence ATGCCCGACCCGACCCTCTTCGCCGCGGTCAAGGACCCGGCCAACCGCCCGAACCCCTACCCGCTCTACGCGCGGCTGCGCGAGGCGCCGGTGGCGCTCCAGGACGACGGCACCTACGTGGTCACCACCCACGCGGCCCTGCGGGCCCTGCTGTTCGACCCGCGCATCAGCTCGGAGGACCTGCCCTCCACCTCGCACCCGCGCACCGGCAACCCGTTCAAGGACTGGATCATCAACCCGTTCAAGGACCACGTCCGCACCAAGCACCGGCCCTTCATCTTCCGCGATCCGCCCGACCACGACGTGCTGCGGCGGCACGTGATGCGCGAGTTCACGCCCGAGCGGATCCGGGCCATGCACGGCCGGGTCGACGGACTGGTGGCCGACCTCCTCGACCGGCGCCGGGACGCGCGCGCGATCGACCTCGTGGACGACTTCTCCTACCCGCTCCCGGTCACGGTGATCTGCGAGCTCCTCGGGGTGCCGCCGGAGGACGAGGGCCGGTTCCACGGCTGGGCGACGCAGCTCGCCACCGCCCTCGAGCCCGACGCGCGCCAGGACGAGGCGGCGCTCGGCCGGAACATCGAGACCTTCGACGCGATCGCCGCCTACATGCAGGATCTGATCAAGGACAAGCGGCGCCACCCGAAGGACGACCTGCTCACCGGGCTCGCGACCCGCGAGGATCCGCAGGCCGGCCGGATGGGGGATTACGACCTGATCGCGACCTCGATCCTGCTGCTGATCGCCGGCCACGAGACGACCGTGAACTTGATCACCAACGGCATGCTGACGCTGCTGCGCTTCCCCGCGCAGCTGGAGCGCCTGCGCGCCGAGCCCGAGATCGCCCCGCGGCTGATCGAGGAATTGCTGCGCTACGAGCCGCCGGTCCATTTCCGGACCCGCAAGGCCCTGGCCGAGATCGAGCTCGCCGGGACGACGATCCCGGCGGGGGCGCCGGTGGTGCTGCTCTTCGCCTCCGGCAGCCGCGACCCGGCCCGCTTCGCCGATCCCGACCGGTTCGACCCGGACCGGGAGGACAACCAGCATTTCGGGTTCGGCGGCAGCCTGCATTTCTGCGTCGGCGCCCCGCTGGCGCGGCTGGAGGCGGAGGCGGCGCTGGTCGCCCTGGCGCGGCGGCTGCGCAACCCGCGCCTCCTCGACGACCCGCCGCCCTATCGGCCGGGCGCGTCGCTGCGGGGGCCGGAGCACCTGCGCCTCGCCATCGACGGCGTGTCGCCGCCCGACGCATGA
- a CDS encoding NAD(P)/FAD-dependent oxidoreductase, whose product MADRDRILVVGASLAGLRGAEALRRHGHAGPITLVGDEPYPPYDRPPLSKRVLTGEARADRIALPSRPGLDLTWRLGTAAVGLDLAAREVALATGERLPFDRLLIATGTRARPWPNAAEAALAGVHSVRNRDDSERLRGALAAAPRRVLIIGAGFIGCEAASACRSIGLPVTLADPNPTPLASVLGTRIGAAVAAMLREAGVDYRPSTRVEALESDGEGRVRGARLVGGGTVAAPVVIVALGALRNTEWLAGSGLAADAGGVACDGQCRVLDRDGRAVEGIAAAGDVARFPHPLFEDGPVALEHWGHAVAQAEHAARTLLGQAGAPYAEIPAFWSSQFDVNIKSVGLTNGADSVAVTQGDFGARRFVAVYGRNGRTVAAVSFDQTRWLPAYAGRIEARAAFPPILGATDQGRVAPADPGFPASPARG is encoded by the coding sequence ATGGCTGACCGGGACCGCATCCTCGTCGTCGGCGCCTCGCTGGCGGGCCTGCGCGGCGCCGAGGCCCTGCGGCGGCACGGCCATGCCGGGCCGATCACGCTCGTCGGCGACGAGCCCTACCCGCCCTACGACCGCCCGCCCCTCTCGAAGCGGGTGCTCACCGGGGAGGCGCGGGCCGACCGCATCGCCCTGCCCTCGCGGCCCGGCCTCGACCTGACCTGGCGGCTCGGTACGGCGGCGGTCGGCCTCGACCTCGCAGCCCGCGAGGTCGCCCTGGCGACGGGCGAGCGCCTGCCCTTCGACCGTCTCCTGATCGCGACGGGCACGCGGGCGCGCCCCTGGCCGAACGCCGCGGAGGCCGCCCTGGCCGGTGTCCACAGCGTGCGCAACCGCGACGATTCCGAGCGCCTGCGCGGCGCGCTGGCGGCGGCGCCGCGGCGCGTCCTGATCATCGGGGCGGGCTTCATCGGCTGCGAGGCGGCCTCGGCCTGCCGGTCGATCGGGCTACCCGTCACGCTGGCCGACCCGAACCCGACGCCGCTCGCCTCGGTGCTCGGCACCCGGATCGGCGCCGCCGTGGCCGCGATGCTGCGCGAGGCCGGGGTCGATTACCGTCCTTCGACCCGCGTCGAGGCCCTGGAGTCGGACGGCGAGGGCCGCGTGCGGGGCGCCCGCCTCGTCGGCGGCGGCACCGTCGCCGCGCCGGTCGTCATCGTGGCGCTCGGGGCGCTGCGCAACACCGAGTGGCTCGCCGGCTCGGGGCTGGCAGCGGATGCGGGCGGCGTCGCCTGCGACGGCCAGTGCCGCGTCCTCGACCGCGACGGCCGCGCGGTCGAGGGGATCGCGGCGGCGGGCGACGTGGCGCGCTTCCCCCACCCCCTGTTCGAGGACGGCCCCGTCGCCCTCGAACATTGGGGCCACGCGGTCGCGCAGGCCGAGCACGCCGCCCGCACGCTGCTCGGGCAGGCCGGCGCCCCCTACGCCGAGATCCCGGCCTTCTGGTCGAGCCAGTTCGACGTGAACATCAAGTCGGTGGGCCTCACCAACGGCGCCGACAGCGTGGCGGTGACGCAGGGCGATTTCGGCGCGCGGCGCTTCGTGGCGGTCTACGGCCGGAATGGCCGCACCGTCGCGGCGGTGTCGTTCGACCAGACCCGCTGGCTGCCCGCCTACGCGGGCCGGATCGAGGCCCGCGCCGCTTTCCCGCCGATCCTCGGGGCGACGGACCAGGGTCGCGTCGCCCCCGCCGATCCCGGTTTTCCCGCAAGTCCGGCGCGAGGCTGA
- a CDS encoding ferredoxin: MRVVVDLNRCQAYAQCCFAAPESFALHGPEVLVYDAAPPPERRREIERAVQACPVRAILLEVEPEEAGSHG; the protein is encoded by the coding sequence ATGCGCGTCGTCGTCGACCTCAATCGCTGCCAAGCCTACGCCCAGTGCTGCTTCGCGGCGCCCGAGAGCTTCGCCCTGCACGGGCCGGAGGTGCTGGTCTACGACGCGGCGCCCCCGCCGGAGCGCCGCCGGGAGATCGAGCGGGCGGTCCAGGCCTGCCCGGTCCGGGCGATCCTGCTGGAGGTCGAGCCCGAGGAGGCGGGATCCCATGGCTGA
- a CDS encoding glutathione S-transferase family protein produces the protein MGLLVNGVWQDRWYDTKETGGRFVRKDSAFRNWVTADGAPGPTGTGGFRAEPGRYHLYVSLACPWAHRTLIVRALKGLEQAISVAVVDPLMGAEGWVFGDSPGAGPDTVNGAARLSEIYVMADPHYTGRVTVPVLWDRERRTIVSNESAEIIRMLNRAFDGAGARGPDLCPDALREAIDALNARVYDRVNNGVYKAGFATSQAAYAEAVTALFEELDALDARLDRGRFLFGPTLTEADIRLFTTLVRFDPVYVGHFKCNLRRIADYPNLAPYLRDLYQHPAIRPTVDLTHIKRHYYESHASINPTGIVPLGPILDYDAPHGRAERFAA, from the coding sequence ATGGGGCTGCTCGTCAACGGCGTCTGGCAGGATCGCTGGTACGACACGAAGGAGACCGGCGGGCGCTTCGTGCGCAAGGACTCCGCCTTCCGCAACTGGGTGACGGCGGACGGCGCGCCCGGCCCCACCGGCACCGGCGGCTTCCGGGCCGAGCCCGGGCGCTACCACCTCTACGTCTCCCTCGCCTGCCCCTGGGCGCACCGCACGCTGATCGTGCGCGCCCTGAAGGGGCTGGAGCAGGCGATCTCGGTCGCGGTCGTCGATCCGCTGATGGGCGCCGAGGGCTGGGTCTTCGGCGATTCGCCCGGGGCCGGGCCCGACACCGTGAACGGGGCCGCGCGCCTGTCCGAGATCTACGTCATGGCCGATCCGCACTACACGGGGCGGGTCACCGTCCCGGTCCTGTGGGACCGGGAGCGCCGCACGATCGTGTCGAACGAATCGGCCGAGATCATCCGGATGCTGAACCGCGCCTTCGACGGCGCGGGCGCGCGCGGCCCGGACCTCTGCCCGGACGCCCTGCGGGAGGCGATCGACGCCCTCAACGCCCGCGTCTACGACCGGGTCAACAACGGGGTCTACAAGGCGGGCTTCGCCACCAGCCAGGCGGCCTACGCGGAGGCGGTGACGGCCCTGTTCGAGGAACTCGACGCCCTGGACGCGCGGCTCGACCGCGGTCGGTTCCTGTTCGGCCCGACGCTGACGGAGGCGGATATCCGGCTCTTCACCACGCTCGTCCGCTTCGACCCGGTCTATGTCGGGCACTTCAAGTGCAACCTGCGGCGGATCGCGGATTATCCCAACCTCGCGCCCTACCTGCGCGACCTCTACCAGCATCCGGCGATCCGCCCGACCGTGGACCTGACCCACATCAAGCGCCACTATTACGAGAGCCACGCCAGCATCAACCCGACCGGGATCGTCCCGCTGGGCCCGATCCTCGATTACGACGCGCCGCACGGGCGGGCTGAGCGCTTCGCGGCCTGA
- a CDS encoding alginate O-acetyltransferase AlgX-related protein: MTRNRDGVHVGRDGWLFLTGGTNRVLAQYRATLPNAWLLWRWRRLIERRSARAAALGLRYHHVVIPEKLSIYEDRLDGIALDPALSPARRLGARLARSRAAGAWIDLVGPMRAARAGERPLFLRTDTHWTERGCQLAYAEIMRGLAAAPRADLAARPYRETEAVLDLGGKLPDRPREVARMVEYLRDARRVGANSLVETFEAQGRAMDLHVGARVVFRNDSPLADPRCLVLFGDSCAHFGTFFLTGLLAESFREVHFLWSASVDWGYVARVRPHLLLVEMAERFLYRVPDDRFDVEAYARRKLAGRA; this comes from the coding sequence ATGACGAGAAACCGCGATGGCGTCCATGTCGGGCGGGACGGGTGGCTCTTCCTCACCGGAGGCACCAACCGGGTCCTGGCGCAGTACCGGGCGACCCTCCCGAATGCCTGGCTGCTGTGGCGCTGGCGCCGGCTGATCGAGCGGCGCAGCGCCCGCGCGGCGGCGCTCGGCCTGCGCTACCACCACGTCGTCATCCCCGAGAAGCTCAGCATCTACGAGGACCGGCTCGACGGGATCGCCCTCGATCCGGCCCTGTCGCCGGCCCGGCGCCTCGGGGCGCGGCTCGCCCGCTCGCGGGCGGCCGGCGCCTGGATCGACCTCGTCGGCCCGATGCGGGCGGCCCGGGCGGGCGAGCGCCCGCTCTTCCTGCGCACCGACACGCACTGGACCGAGCGCGGCTGCCAGCTCGCCTACGCGGAGATCATGCGGGGCCTCGCCGCCGCGCCGCGGGCCGACCTGGCCGCGCGGCCCTACCGCGAGACGGAGGCGGTGCTCGACCTGGGCGGGAAGCTGCCGGACCGGCCGCGCGAGGTCGCCCGCATGGTCGAGTACCTGCGCGACGCGCGCCGGGTCGGGGCCAACAGCCTGGTCGAGACCTTCGAGGCGCAGGGCCGGGCGATGGACCTCCACGTCGGCGCCCGGGTGGTGTTCCGGAACGACAGCCCCCTGGCCGATCCCCGCTGCCTCGTGCTGTTCGGGGATTCCTGCGCGCATTTCGGCACGTTCTTCCTCACCGGGCTCCTCGCCGAGAGCTTTCGCGAGGTGCATTTCCTGTGGTCCGCGAGCGTGGATTGGGGTTACGTCGCGCGGGTACGCCCGCACCTGCTCCTCGTCGAGATGGCCGAGCGCTTCCTGTACCGCGTGCCGGACGACCGCTTCGACGTCGAGGCCTATGCGAGGCGCAAGCTCGCCGGGCGGGCGTGA
- a CDS encoding 2'-5' RNA ligase family protein → MDKPGPPRHLASRMEHAPLILTLDLDEAAFGRFDAERRTHFPAALNRIPAHVTLFHHLPGEEERGIVETLAGAAREEAPAAVAVTGLRFTGRGVAYALDAPAVAALRARLARAFAPWLTAQDRQGFRPHVTIQNKVAPEAARALHARLAADFAPFRVTGTGLLLWRYLGGPWEARGRFPFAEASPR, encoded by the coding sequence ATGGACAAGCCCGGCCCGCCGCGCCATCTCGCCTCGCGCATGGAGCACGCGCCCCTCATCCTCACCCTGGACCTCGACGAGGCCGCCTTCGGGCGCTTCGACGCCGAGCGCCGCACCCATTTCCCGGCCGCCCTCAACCGCATCCCGGCCCACGTCACCCTGTTCCACCACCTGCCCGGGGAGGAGGAGCGCGGCATCGTCGAGACCCTGGCGGGCGCGGCGCGGGAGGAGGCCCCGGCCGCGGTCGCGGTGACGGGCCTGCGCTTCACGGGCCGCGGCGTCGCCTACGCGCTCGACGCGCCCGCGGTGGCGGCCCTGCGCGCGCGCCTCGCCCGGGCCTTCGCGCCCTGGCTCACCGCGCAGGACCGCCAGGGCTTCCGCCCGCACGTGACGATCCAGAACAAGGTGGCGCCCGAGGCGGCGCGGGCGCTGCATGCGCGCCTCGCCGCGGACTTCGCTCCCTTCCGCGTCACCGGAACCGGCCTGCTGCTCTGGCGCTACCTCGGCGGGCCCTGGGAGGCGCGGGGCCGCTTCCCCTTCGCGGAGGCCTCGCCCCGATGA
- a CDS encoding phosphatase PAP2 family protein, translated as MTRALDRIPLRGGAVLWRRLRLNEVGPLASLLAVSLFGFGFFKLAGEVSEGDTKALDERLLLALRRPGDPAQPIGPHWLPETMRDITAFGSVFGIVYVTACVALYLAGTRRWRAALFVLAAVGGGELLSTMLKLVFRRPRPDLVPHGMETFTASFPSGHAMLSAIAYLTLAILLARISQGRRVKAFVLALGVATTLLVGISRVYLGVHWPSDVLAGWCIGAAWASLCWFVALQLQRRHVVEAPDPPPPA; from the coding sequence ATGACGCGCGCGCTCGACCGAATCCCCCTGCGCGGCGGCGCCGTCCTGTGGCGGCGGCTGCGGCTCAACGAGGTCGGCCCGCTCGCCTCGCTGCTCGCCGTCAGCCTGTTCGGCTTCGGCTTCTTCAAGCTGGCCGGGGAGGTCTCGGAGGGCGACACCAAGGCGCTCGACGAGCGGCTGCTGCTGGCCCTGCGCCGGCCCGGCGACCCCGCCCAGCCGATCGGCCCCCACTGGCTGCCCGAGACGATGCGGGACATCACCGCCTTCGGCAGCGTCTTCGGCATCGTCTACGTCACCGCCTGCGTGGCGCTCTACCTCGCCGGCACGCGGCGCTGGCGGGCGGCCCTGTTCGTCCTCGCCGCGGTCGGGGGCGGCGAGCTGCTCTCGACGATGCTCAAGCTGGTCTTCCGGCGCCCGCGCCCGGACCTCGTCCCGCACGGGATGGAGACCTTCACGGCGAGCTTCCCGAGCGGCCACGCCATGCTCTCGGCGATCGCCTACCTGACCCTGGCGATCCTGCTCGCCCGGATCTCGCAGGGCCGGCGGGTCAAGGCCTTCGTGCTCGCGCTCGGGGTCGCGACGACGCTGCTCGTCGGGATCAGCCGGGTCTATCTCGGGGTGCACTGGCCGAGCGACGTGCTCGCCGGCTGGTGCATCGGCGCCGCCTGGGCCTCCCTCTGCTGGTTCGTCGCGCTGCAGCTCCAGCGCCGGCACGTGGTCGAGGCGCCCGATCCGCCGCCGCCCGCCTGA
- a CDS encoding enoyl-CoA hydratase yields the protein MEYENIRVETRGRVALITLHRPAQLNALCGPLVADLNHALDGFDRDDGIGCIILTGSEKAFAAGADIAEMRDRTHPEFAMADPFGEWDRVGRRRKPIIAAVAGYALGGGCELAMMCDFILAAETAKFGQPEIKLGVIPGAGGTQRLTRAVGKAKAMELCLTGRLMDAAEAERSGLVARIVPAADLLAEAWKTAETIAAMSLPSVMTVKACVDRAFETSLSEGVRYERGVFYGLFATADQKEGMAAFLEKRNPNFEHR from the coding sequence ATGGAGTACGAGAACATCCGGGTCGAGACGCGCGGGCGGGTCGCCCTCATCACGCTGCACCGGCCCGCGCAGCTCAACGCCCTCTGCGGGCCGCTGGTGGCCGATCTCAACCACGCCCTCGACGGCTTCGACCGCGATGACGGGATCGGCTGCATCATCCTGACCGGCTCCGAGAAGGCCTTCGCGGCCGGCGCCGACATCGCCGAGATGCGCGACCGCACCCATCCGGAATTCGCCATGGCGGATCCGTTCGGCGAGTGGGACAGGGTCGGCCGGCGGCGCAAGCCGATCATCGCGGCGGTGGCCGGCTACGCCCTCGGCGGCGGCTGCGAACTCGCCATGATGTGCGACTTCATCCTGGCGGCCGAGACCGCGAAGTTCGGCCAGCCGGAGATCAAGCTCGGGGTCATCCCGGGAGCGGGCGGCACGCAGCGCCTGACCCGGGCGGTGGGCAAGGCCAAGGCGATGGAGCTCTGCCTGACCGGGCGCCTGATGGACGCCGCGGAGGCGGAGAGGTCCGGCCTCGTCGCCCGGATCGTGCCGGCCGCCGACCTCCTCGCCGAGGCCTGGAAGACCGCCGAGACCATCGCGGCGATGTCGCTGCCCTCCGTCATGACCGTGAAGGCCTGCGTGGACCGCGCCTTCGAGACGAGCCTGAGCGAGGGCGTGCGCTACGAGCGCGGCGTGTTCTACGGCCTCTTCGCCACCGCCGACCAGAAGGAGGGCATGGCCGCCTTCCTGGAGAAGCGCAACCCCAACTTCGAGCACCGCTGA